A region of Denticeps clupeoides chromosome 19, fDenClu1.1, whole genome shotgun sequence DNA encodes the following proteins:
- the coa7 gene encoding cytochrome c oxidase assembly factor 7: MAGLINFEDEKEVKQFLDNLGVEYSYQCYRQKDPEGCHRLADYLEGVKRNFEATAQVLKHNCEVHGHGESCYKLGSYHVSGKGGVAECLKTAYSCFVRSCNSGGRKSVDACHNVGLLAHDGRAMEGGPDAGAARQYYERACAGGFAPSCFNLSTLYIQGSPGLEKNMPLALKYAVRACELGHVWGCANASRMFKLGDGTAQDDQKAEDLKNRARELHGQQKERQLKFGE; encoded by the exons ATGGCTGGACTGATTAATTTTGAGGACGAAAAGGAAGTGAAGCAGTTCTTGGATAATTTAGGAGTGGAGTACAGCTACCAGTGCTACCGGCAGAAAGACCCGGAAG GCTGCCATCGGCTGGCTGATTACCTGGAGGGGGTGAAAAGGAACTTCGAGGCGACCGCCCAGGTGCTGAAGCACAACTGCGAGGTGCACGGCCACGGCGAGAGCTGCTATAAACTCGGATCTTACCACGTCAGTGGAAAAG GTGGCGTGGCCGAGTGCCTGAAAACCGCCTACTCCTGCTTTGTCCGCTCCTGCAACAGTGGAGGTAGGAAATCGGTGGACGCCTGCCATAACGTGGGACTGCTGGCCCACGATGGACGGGCGATGGAGGGAGGTCCAGACGCCGGCGCGGCCAGACAGTACTATGAGAGGGCCTGTGCAGGGGGATTTGCCCCCAGCTGCTTCAACCTGAGTACACTGTACATCCAGGGCTCTCCCGGTCTGGAGAAGAACATGCCACTGGCACTGAAATACGCCGTGCGGGCATGTGAGCTCGGACATGTGTGGGGCTGCGCGAATGCCAGTCGCATGTTCAAACTGGGTGATGGGACGGCTCAAGATGATCAAAAGGCAGAAGATCTGAAGAACAGAGCCAGAGAGCTGCATGGACAGCAGAAGGAGCGCCAGTTGAAGTTCGGAGAGTAA